Proteins co-encoded in one Chiroxiphia lanceolata isolate bChiLan1 chromosome 21, bChiLan1.pri, whole genome shotgun sequence genomic window:
- the SLC31A2 gene encoding probable low affinity copper uptake protein 2 — protein MQMTFYFSDTVVLLFDFWNVHSPTGMVLSVLVILLLSVLYEALKMGKAVLLRRALLALPRSLSQEALTEPQEGDTDPAQGRWFRYHVGQTLFHVVQVVLGYLVMLAVMSYNAWIFLGAIVGSTLGYFVVYPLLGRG, from the exons ATGCAG ATGACCTTCTATTTCTCGGACACGGTAGTGCTGCTCTTTGACTTCTGGAATGTCCACAGCCCCACAG ggatggtgctgtctgtgctggtgatcctgctgctgtctgtgctctACGAGGCCCTGAAGATGGGCAAGGCCGTGCTGCTGCGGCGGGcgctgctggcactgccccgCAGCCTCAGCCAGGAGGCCCTGACGGAGCCACAGGAGGGGGACACCGACCCTGCGCAGGGCAG GTGGTTCCGGTACCACGTTGGGCAGACGCTGTTCCACGTGGTGCAGGTGGTGCTGGGCTACCTGGTGATGCTGGCTGTGATGTCCTACAATGCCTGGATCTTCCTGGGGGCCATCGTGGGCTCCACGCTGGGCTATTTTGTGGTGTACCCCCTGCTCGGCCGGGGTTAG